A genomic window from Acinetobacter chinensis includes:
- a CDS encoding cytochrome C assembly family protein produces MISLPLVYTILSLVAYTTSFWYLFMHLMSKRDANHWFIGILLALGLMLHAGVLYSDMLTPSGVNYDVFNMMSFTSGLMLLLSLLFSTYRPVLALNLLGIPVAATGLILGFAFSRQNQFIEQHSIGLDIHIILSLSAYAVLLMATIQAVILWFQDRELKKKQKTRFWVNLLPSFQAMETLLFDLIITGFLLLTVALGFGFFTIDNFFAQHLAHKTAFSIVSWFVYGALLIGHYKFGWRGQKAIRFTITGFFLLAVGFIGSKFVLEMILNR; encoded by the coding sequence ATGATCAGTCTTCCCCTGGTTTACACCATCCTTTCATTAGTTGCTTATACCACCTCATTCTGGTATCTGTTCATGCACTTAATGTCAAAAAGAGATGCAAACCACTGGTTTATTGGCATTCTGCTGGCATTAGGGCTTATGCTGCATGCAGGTGTGCTTTACAGCGATATGCTGACACCTTCCGGTGTGAATTATGATGTTTTTAACATGATGTCATTCACATCAGGACTGATGCTGCTGTTGAGCCTGCTGTTCAGTACTTACCGCCCAGTACTTGCGCTGAACCTGCTGGGTATCCCTGTTGCAGCAACCGGACTGATTCTGGGTTTTGCCTTCAGCAGACAGAATCAGTTTATTGAACAGCATTCCATTGGTCTGGATATTCACATTATTCTGTCACTTTCAGCTTATGCCGTACTGTTGATGGCAACCATTCAGGCTGTCATTTTATGGTTTCAGGACAGAGAACTGAAAAAGAAACAGAAAACCCGTTTCTGGGTCAATCTCTTACCGTCCTTCCAGGCGATGGAAACTCTTTTATTTGATCTGATCATCACAGGTTTCCTGCTGCTTACAGTGGCTTTGGGTTTTGGCTTCTTTACCATTGATAACTTCTTTGCACAGCATCTGGCACATAAAACAGCTTTCAGTATTGTGTCCTGGTTTGTTTATGGCGCCCTGCTGATTGGTCATTACAAATTTGGCTGGCGTGGTCAGAAAGCCATCCGCTTTACCATTACCGGTTTTTTCCTGCTGGCAGTCGGTTTTATTGGCTCCAAGTTCGTACTGGAAATGATTTTAAACCGTTAA
- the ffh gene encoding signal recognition particle protein: MFDTLTERLTQSLRNVTGSGQLTEDNIKDTLREVRMALLEADVALPVTREFIAKVKEEALGQEVMTQLSPGQAFVKIVHDELTKMMGEANESLDLAAKPPVVVLLAGLQGAGKTTTAAKLARFLQERQKKKVAMVSADVYRPAAIKQLQTVAGEVGAIFFESSADEKPITIATRAIEQAKIQFADVLIVDTAGRLHVDDDMMDEIKELHAAIKPTETLFVVDAMTGQDAANTAKAFNDALPLTGVILTKTDGDARGGAALSVRAITGKPIKFLGMGEKLDALEPFHPERVAQRILGMGDVLSLVEELERKVDKEKAEKMAKKLQKGGSFNFEDMLMQFEQMNNMGGMMGFLDKLPGMSNAGIQDAIAQANPEKQVKKMEAIIQSMTIKERRNPDLMNPSRKKRIAAGCGMDVSEVNKLIKQHAQMAKMMKKFANPSGMAKMMKSLGNMQKQFGGGGGMGPLFGNSDQKK; encoded by the coding sequence ATGTTTGATACCTTAACGGAACGACTCACGCAGAGTTTAAGAAATGTTACTGGCTCTGGGCAGCTAACCGAAGACAATATTAAAGATACCTTACGTGAAGTACGTATGGCACTTCTTGAAGCCGATGTCGCATTACCTGTAACTCGTGAGTTCATCGCGAAAGTTAAGGAAGAGGCATTGGGTCAGGAAGTCATGACTCAGTTATCTCCGGGTCAGGCATTTGTTAAAATCGTGCATGACGAATTAACAAAAATGATGGGTGAGGCAAATGAAAGCCTTGATCTTGCAGCGAAACCTCCTGTTGTTGTCCTGCTTGCAGGCTTACAGGGTGCAGGTAAAACAACAACTGCTGCAAAACTTGCCCGCTTTTTACAGGAACGCCAAAAGAAAAAAGTAGCGATGGTGTCTGCCGACGTTTATCGTCCAGCCGCAATCAAACAGCTACAGACTGTTGCAGGTGAAGTTGGTGCGATTTTCTTTGAATCGAGTGCTGATGAAAAACCGATTACCATTGCAACCCGTGCAATTGAACAGGCTAAAATTCAGTTTGCTGATGTTTTGATTGTCGATACGGCAGGTCGTTTACATGTTGATGACGACATGATGGACGAGATCAAAGAACTTCATGCGGCAATCAAGCCAACTGAAACTCTATTCGTGGTTGATGCAATGACAGGTCAGGATGCGGCAAATACAGCCAAAGCCTTCAATGATGCACTGCCTTTAACCGGTGTGATCCTGACCAAAACTGATGGTGATGCGCGTGGTGGTGCAGCACTTTCTGTCCGTGCCATCACAGGCAAGCCAATCAAATTCCTGGGGATGGGTGAAAAACTCGATGCCTTGGAGCCATTCCATCCTGAACGTGTTGCACAGCGTATTCTGGGTATGGGTGACGTACTTTCTCTGGTCGAAGAACTTGAACGTAAAGTCGACAAAGAAAAAGCCGAAAAAATGGCGAAAAAACTGCAGAAAGGTGGCAGCTTCAACTTTGAAGACATGCTGATGCAGTTTGAACAGATGAATAATATGGGTGGCATGATGGGCTTCCTGGACAAGCTTCCGGGTATGAGCAATGCAGGCATCCAGGATGCCATTGCTCAGGCAAACCCAGAGAAGCAGGTCAAAAAGATGGAAGCGATTATCCAGTCGATGACCATCAAGGAGCGCCGTAACCCTGACCTGATGAACCCGAGCCGTAAAAAACGGATCGCAGCAGGTTGTGGTATGGATGTATCTGAAGTGAACAAGCTGATTAAACAGCATGCTCAGATGGCAAAAATGATGAAAAAATTTGCCAATCCATCAGGTATGGCAAAAATGATGAAATCACTGGGCAATATGCAGAAGCAGTTCGGTGGTGGCGGTGGTATGGGACCATTGTTTGGAAACAGTGATCAGAAAAAATAA
- a CDS encoding toxin-antitoxin system YwqK family antitoxin has protein sequence MNFKNIFCLSVISSLLFLSGCSTTQGLKSGQIPTELKSQLSSQQAIVGYFSRTENEEDCGCASQIDSTYSKTPVEDGYYRVLLGRNAKGDFLVQDFYQKTGHPQSSPAWVTDPLKLFSFDGSDVEGPVTLYYPDGKVAAKFTNKDGEAIEGEDYYTNGQLGSLFKTDDQGNSEYRLWYASGKKAVEYTLNKNQETTSSQAWNEDGSDNEDIEGVFKKIYDLLDPKFQE, from the coding sequence ATGAACTTTAAAAATATTTTTTGCTTATCTGTTATTTCCTCACTCCTGTTTCTCAGTGGATGCTCTACAACTCAAGGACTGAAATCTGGACAGATCCCGACGGAGTTAAAATCCCAGCTGAGCAGCCAGCAGGCAATTGTGGGTTATTTCAGCCGCACAGAAAATGAGGAAGACTGTGGTTGTGCATCACAGATAGACTCCACCTATTCAAAAACACCGGTAGAAGACGGTTACTACCGTGTACTGCTTGGACGCAATGCAAAAGGTGATTTCCTGGTACAGGATTTTTACCAGAAAACAGGACATCCTCAGTCATCTCCTGCCTGGGTCACAGATCCACTGAAACTGTTCAGTTTTGATGGCAGTGACGTGGAAGGTCCTGTCACCCTGTATTATCCTGATGGTAAAGTCGCTGCAAAATTTACCAATAAAGACGGTGAAGCCATTGAGGGTGAAGACTATTATACCAACGGTCAGTTGGGCTCATTATTTAAAACAGATGATCAAGGGAACTCTGAATACCGTCTATGGTATGCCTCAGGTAAAAAAGCGGTCGAATACACCCTGAACAAAAATCAGGAAACCACCAGCTCTCAGGCGTGGAATGAAGACGGTTCTGACAATGAAGATATCGAAGGTGTTTTCAAAAAGATTTATGACCTGCTTGATCCTAAGTTCCAGGAATAA
- a CDS encoding RBBP9/YdeN family alpha/beta hydrolase: protein MKKMEVYIVHGYRASPNDHWFAWLSQKIQQAGHFSKRVVMAHSAAPDFQTWQECLKMQIPNLNENTIIVAHSLGCCATLHYLNSTFKSRPGRIRAGFFVAGFLSPLPAIPELNDFIRQVRVEGSILQNCLPASVQFISSNDSYVPPPLALQFGHFLNAQMKEVRQAGHFMKEDGYAEFQQLWELLQPLLNSGVTEDNQKVE, encoded by the coding sequence ATGAAAAAAATGGAAGTCTATATTGTTCACGGTTATCGGGCTTCGCCAAATGATCACTGGTTTGCCTGGTTAAGCCAGAAAATTCAGCAGGCAGGACACTTTTCCAAACGTGTGGTTATGGCGCATTCAGCCGCACCTGATTTTCAGACCTGGCAGGAATGTCTGAAAATGCAGATTCCGAACCTGAATGAAAATACGATTATTGTTGCTCACAGTCTGGGTTGCTGTGCGACATTGCACTATCTGAACAGTACCTTTAAATCGCGTCCAGGAAGAATCCGAGCTGGTTTTTTTGTGGCGGGGTTTCTGTCACCGTTGCCTGCGATTCCAGAACTGAATGATTTTATCCGACAGGTCAGAGTGGAGGGCAGTATTCTTCAGAACTGCCTGCCGGCATCAGTTCAGTTTATTTCCAGCAATGATAGCTATGTCCCACCACCACTGGCATTGCAGTTTGGACATTTTCTGAATGCACAGATGAAAGAAGTCAGGCAGGCGGGACATTTTATGAAAGAAGATGGTTATGCTGAATTTCAGCAGTTATGGGAACTGCTGCAACCTCTACTGAACAGTGGTGTGACTGAGGATAATCAAAAAGTCGAATGA
- a CDS encoding type III pantothenate kinase, with product MKKLWLDIGNTRLKYWITQDRDVIEHAAELHLQSPADLLLGLIHHFKALKLSQAGVSSVQDKKSNQRIREILKKLEIPVIFAQVHAEYAGLQCGYQETSQLGIDRWLQVLAVVSSSDQNYCVISCGTALTIDLADGFQHLGGYILPNLYLQRDSLIQNTKGIKIPDAAFSELSPGRNTIDAVHHGILLGLISTIEKVMQQTPRQLILTGGDAPLFAQHLQQFNPTVESDLLLKGLQHYIAHATEQP from the coding sequence ATGAAAAAACTATGGCTGGATATTGGTAATACACGCTTAAAATACTGGATTACTCAGGATCGTGACGTCATTGAACATGCGGCTGAACTGCATCTGCAGTCTCCTGCCGACTTACTGCTGGGTCTGATTCATCATTTCAAGGCATTGAAGCTCAGCCAGGCAGGGGTTTCCTCTGTACAGGATAAAAAAAGCAATCAGCGTATCCGCGAGATTCTGAAAAAACTGGAAATACCTGTCATCTTTGCACAGGTACATGCTGAATATGCAGGACTGCAATGTGGCTATCAGGAAACATCTCAGCTCGGAATTGACCGATGGTTACAGGTGCTCGCAGTTGTGAGCTCAAGTGATCAGAATTACTGTGTGATCAGTTGTGGAACCGCTTTGACCATAGACCTGGCGGATGGATTTCAGCATCTGGGAGGCTATATTCTGCCTAATCTTTATCTGCAAAGGGACTCCCTGATTCAGAACACCAAAGGCATCAAAATCCCCGATGCAGCTTTCAGTGAACTGAGCCCTGGCAGAAACACCATTGACGCTGTTCATCATGGCATTTTACTCGGGCTGATCAGCACCATTGAAAAAGTCATGCAACAGACTCCCCGTCAGCTGATTCTGACGGGTGGCGATGCTCCCCTGTTTGCACAGCATCTTCAGCAGTTTAATCCGACAGTGGAGTCAGATCTCCTGCTCAAAGGCTTGCAGCATTATATTGCACATGCCACTGAACAGCCCTGA
- a CDS encoding biotin--[acetyl-CoA-carboxylase] ligase: MDIETRQLQQLLSEAGQQPEVLLLKPVTESTNDDVREIALKGVQSVLVCSTRQTQGRGQRQRHWVSPEGNIYLSTVVNTRIALDGRLALETALNILQMPGLQNLDIQVKWPNDLYSPQGKWGGILIEPINSTQAVIGVGINLAPVPKEQIDQHVTSLAELGLQHISRIQLIAELYLAIQQAGEWFSHNSANLAQRFNHHAAFMDRAVAFTQNSEITTGTFKGIQNDGAVLIETVNGTVPYYQGSLKLSGHAE; the protein is encoded by the coding sequence ATGGACATAGAAACCCGACAGTTGCAGCAACTCCTTTCGGAAGCCGGTCAACAGCCTGAAGTTCTGCTTCTTAAACCCGTCACTGAGTCAACCAATGATGATGTCAGGGAAATTGCACTGAAAGGTGTACAGAGTGTACTTGTATGCAGTACGAGACAGACTCAGGGGCGAGGACAGCGCCAGCGGCACTGGGTATCTCCGGAAGGAAACATCTATTTAAGCACAGTCGTAAATACCAGAATAGCCCTTGATGGACGTCTCGCCCTGGAAACAGCATTAAATATTCTACAGATGCCGGGACTACAAAACCTGGATATTCAGGTCAAATGGCCAAATGATCTGTACAGCCCTCAAGGAAAATGGGGCGGTATTTTAATAGAACCCATCAACAGCACTCAGGCTGTGATTGGGGTCGGAATCAACCTCGCTCCCGTGCCTAAAGAACAGATTGACCAGCATGTCACTTCACTGGCTGAACTGGGACTGCAGCATATCAGCCGTATCCAGCTGATTGCTGAACTGTATCTGGCTATACAGCAGGCAGGAGAATGGTTCAGTCACAACAGCGCCAATCTTGCACAGCGTTTTAACCATCATGCTGCATTTATGGATCGTGCAGTTGCATTTACCCAGAACAGTGAAATCACCACAGGCACCTTCAAAGGTATACAGAATGATGGTGCAGTACTGATTGAAACAGTAAACGGCACTGTTCCTTATTATCAGGGAAGCCTGAAACTGTCCGGACATGCAGAGTAA
- a CDS encoding sulfite exporter TauE/SafE family protein has translation MELIIYLVIGAIAGFAAGLFGVGGGLIIVPILYIVFTQLNYDPSVIMHLALGTSLATIIVTSFSSVSAHHKKGAVLWQVVQNLAPGLVIGAFLGAGIADYLSGQGLQLLIGFFAVWVAFKMFKGAAVAVDTAKQLPSTGMQMLAGGGIGIASAIFGIGGGSLTVPYLNRNGVVMQKAVATSAACGMPIAIAGALGFMWFGKQSDISIPGTIGYVHIYAFIGISVMSFITAKQGAKVAHKLSPAMLKKCFACLLTVVGIYFIYQGFKVFL, from the coding sequence ATGGAGTTAATCATATATCTGGTGATCGGTGCAATCGCAGGTTTTGCCGCAGGACTGTTTGGCGTTGGCGGTGGTCTGATTATTGTTCCTATTCTGTATATTGTGTTCACCCAGCTGAATTATGATCCATCGGTGATTATGCATCTGGCACTGGGAACGTCGCTGGCAACGATTATTGTCACCTCATTCAGTTCGGTCAGTGCGCATCATAAAAAAGGGGCTGTGCTCTGGCAGGTGGTGCAGAATCTGGCGCCTGGGCTTGTGATCGGTGCATTTCTTGGAGCAGGTATAGCGGACTATCTGTCAGGACAGGGTTTACAGTTGCTGATCGGGTTCTTCGCGGTCTGGGTGGCATTTAAAATGTTTAAAGGTGCTGCGGTCGCTGTCGATACGGCTAAACAGTTACCATCTACAGGAATGCAGATGCTTGCAGGTGGGGGAATTGGTATAGCCTCCGCTATTTTTGGTATCGGTGGCGGAAGTCTGACGGTACCTTATCTGAACAGAAATGGCGTGGTGATGCAGAAAGCTGTGGCAACTTCAGCGGCCTGTGGCATGCCTATAGCCATTGCAGGCGCACTGGGTTTTATGTGGTTCGGTAAACAGTCTGATATCAGCATTCCTGGTACGATCGGCTACGTACATATTTATGCCTTTATTGGAATCAGTGTCATGAGTTTCATTACGGCAAAGCAGGGGGCAAAAGTGGCACATAAGCTGTCACCTGCTATGCTGAAAAAATGCTTTGCCTGTCTGCTGACAGTGGTCGGAATTTATTTTATTTATCAGGGATTCAAAGTATTTTTATAA
- a CDS encoding GntR family transcriptional regulator, whose amino-acid sequence MQQEDTDSLSEQIARHISEQIISGELVEGERIQELRIAKELDVSRGSVREALLLLERTHLIEIFPRRGAIVSEMSAQQVRALFDTCALLLGQMVQRIAETWRTHEAEELQQLLEQLAEQCRQGNTEKFFDLIFQGLSRQQDMVANPYLMKFYRELLPSVRRSYFLTLNTSRRELQESFDLFKLVTDAILIRKSQQATLFMEDFCRHLRNLVLESLTRMKQIELAWARRSRR is encoded by the coding sequence ATGCAACAGGAAGATACAGACAGTTTGTCGGAGCAGATTGCACGACATATCAGTGAACAAATTATCAGTGGTGAACTGGTTGAGGGCGAGCGTATTCAGGAATTACGTATCGCCAAAGAACTGGACGTCAGTCGTGGTTCTGTCCGTGAAGCACTGTTACTTCTTGAAAGGACGCATCTGATTGAAATTTTTCCGCGCCGTGGCGCGATTGTTTCTGAAATGTCAGCTCAGCAGGTTCGGGCACTGTTTGATACCTGTGCACTGCTGCTGGGGCAGATGGTACAGCGGATTGCTGAAACCTGGCGGACACATGAAGCAGAGGAGTTGCAGCAGTTGCTTGAACAGCTGGCGGAGCAGTGCCGTCAGGGCAATACTGAAAAGTTTTTTGATCTGATTTTTCAGGGGCTGTCACGTCAGCAGGATATGGTTGCAAATCCTTATCTGATGAAGTTTTACAGGGAGCTGCTTCCTTCGGTCAGACGCAGTTATTTTCTGACCTTAAACACTTCACGCCGTGAGCTTCAGGAGTCGTTTGATCTGTTTAAACTGGTGACCGATGCAATTTTAATCCGAAAATCACAACAAGCTACTTTATTTATGGAAGATTTTTGTCGACACTTGCGTAACCTTGTGTTGGAATCTCTGACACGGATGAAACAAATCGAACTTGCGTGGGCAAGACGTTCGCGTCGTTAA
- the smc gene encoding chromosome segregation protein SMC: MRLSSLKLSGFKSFADSTTLNFRANRTAVVGPNGCGKSNVIDAIRWVMGESSARQLRGGSMQDVIFTGTAKRKAVGVASVELRFDNTYGKLGGAYNAYNELAVRRQVNRDGKSEYFLNGTKCRRRDITDIFLGTGLGPRSYAIIEQGMINRLVDAKPEEMRVFIEEAAGVSRYQARRRETMQHLEHTTQNLSRLDDIASELKSQLKTLKRQSETAIQYRELEKQIRTIKVEVLSFQCEQSMMLQQEYTVQMNELGETFKLVRSELNTLEHDLTATSELFQRLIQQSTPLQNEWQQAEKKLAELKVMLEQKQSLFQQNTTTLSQLETQKTQTKEKLQLLELQLETLHDQNEELTEQLQNQESQSQQKVQGYSYLKAQQAQVQQEFEQIRVQVEKQQQQKLQMQAQSEQLAKNIARIEQQKETLKQQAVQIKNQFQQEETEQLEQERLQAVQQLEQLEQLILSAKAELDQLLEAQTAQKALCAELKSEIQVLESEQKNLNQLMIRHSPATTDHVELMQKLQLSADAKVHAELIERLLSKWLKAHIVEEHAEFKPETARQLKETGNSSVFSLNGMKSLAEWIEEPKHSLWQQVAVAANLKDALECQSKLQPGQSILSLDGYHVGSDWVIGLLYDEDAQAGQGALSHRIRLEEIQEVLAQKVPSAELENLKLPEIQLNITAVQKALQSSQEQQKQLQKSVQHLDVQLAKAQTVVHAFTLQQQQLQNQLQQLDEQLEEDAMQKDDLEIDLHSLSLKLEQLLPGYKTMQFQSDELSEQLESSHQQSQQSVQELELIRRQSVQIRQQIELLEKDASFLKEQQRQTQAQMEQAKKFVDPVQLELPALETQFTEQLTQTEKLQKTWGEWQNELNSVQEKQKTLTEQRHLQQQRDEKLRTQLEEKRLSWQSAKSDLQHYSDQLKEMNAEMQTGLSIELTSHQQKLEKSQQQFEKLGAVNLAASEEYEDVSRRFEELSHQMEDLQKTVDQLQAAMKSIDQETRKLFMSTFDQVNTELQELFPKVFNGGEATLSLEDDWQSGVKLMARPPGKKNSSLALLSGGEKALTALALVFAIFRLNPAPFCVLDEVDAPLDDANVGRFCNLVKELSEQVQFIYITHNKVAMTMATDLLGVTMPEPGTSKLVAVNLEEAREYSLVAEA, translated from the coding sequence ATGCGTTTAAGCAGCTTAAAACTTTCCGGCTTCAAATCTTTTGCCGACAGTACAACATTAAATTTCAGAGCAAACAGAACCGCTGTTGTGGGTCCGAATGGGTGCGGAAAATCAAATGTCATAGATGCCATTCGCTGGGTGATGGGGGAGTCAAGTGCCCGTCAGCTGCGTGGTGGCAGTATGCAGGACGTTATTTTCACAGGGACAGCAAAGCGTAAGGCTGTGGGTGTTGCCAGTGTGGAACTTCGGTTTGATAACACGTATGGCAAACTCGGTGGGGCGTACAATGCTTATAATGAGCTGGCGGTGCGCCGACAGGTGAACCGTGACGGCAAGTCTGAATATTTTTTAAATGGGACAAAGTGCCGTCGTCGGGATATTACCGATATTTTTCTGGGAACAGGTCTGGGGCCGCGCTCATACGCGATTATTGAACAGGGCATGATTAACCGCCTGGTGGATGCCAAACCTGAGGAAATGCGGGTCTTTATTGAAGAAGCTGCGGGTGTATCCCGTTATCAGGCACGCCGCCGTGAAACGATGCAGCATCTTGAACATACCACTCAGAATCTGTCCCGATTGGATGATATTGCCTCAGAGCTGAAATCTCAGCTGAAAACCCTGAAAAGACAGTCCGAAACTGCCATTCAGTACCGTGAACTTGAAAAGCAGATCAGAACCATCAAAGTGGAAGTTTTGTCTTTTCAGTGCGAACAGAGCATGATGCTGCAACAGGAATATACTGTGCAGATGAATGAACTGGGCGAAACCTTTAAACTGGTCCGTTCAGAACTGAATACCCTTGAGCATGACCTGACAGCAACCAGTGAGCTGTTTCAGCGTCTGATTCAGCAGTCCACGCCTTTACAGAATGAATGGCAGCAGGCAGAAAAAAAACTGGCTGAACTGAAAGTCATGCTGGAGCAGAAACAGTCGCTTTTTCAGCAGAACACGACGACGCTTTCTCAGCTTGAAACACAGAAAACTCAGACCAAAGAGAAACTTCAGCTGCTTGAGCTGCAACTGGAAACGCTGCATGACCAGAATGAAGAACTGACTGAACAGCTACAGAATCAGGAAAGTCAGAGTCAGCAGAAAGTACAGGGCTATTCATATCTGAAAGCGCAGCAGGCGCAGGTGCAGCAGGAATTTGAACAGATCCGTGTGCAGGTGGAGAAACAACAGCAGCAAAAACTGCAGATGCAGGCTCAGAGTGAACAGCTGGCAAAAAATATTGCACGGATTGAACAGCAGAAAGAGACCTTAAAACAGCAGGCTGTGCAGATTAAAAATCAGTTCCAGCAGGAAGAAACAGAACAGCTGGAACAGGAACGCTTACAGGCAGTTCAACAGCTGGAACAGCTGGAGCAACTGATATTATCTGCTAAAGCTGAACTGGATCAGTTGCTGGAGGCACAGACAGCACAGAAAGCCTTGTGTGCAGAGTTGAAATCTGAAATTCAGGTACTCGAATCTGAACAGAAAAATTTAAATCAGCTGATGATCAGGCATAGCCCTGCCACAACAGATCATGTGGAACTGATGCAGAAACTGCAGTTAAGTGCAGATGCAAAAGTGCATGCTGAGCTGATTGAACGTCTGCTGTCTAAATGGCTTAAAGCACATATCGTTGAAGAACATGCTGAATTTAAACCTGAAACAGCCAGACAGCTGAAAGAAACCGGTAACAGTTCAGTATTTTCACTCAATGGAATGAAAAGCCTTGCTGAGTGGATTGAAGAACCGAAGCATTCTTTATGGCAACAGGTTGCAGTTGCAGCAAATCTTAAAGATGCTTTGGAATGTCAGTCAAAGTTACAGCCGGGACAGTCCATTCTGAGTCTGGATGGTTATCATGTCGGTTCTGACTGGGTGATCGGGCTGTTGTATGACGAAGACGCACAGGCAGGACAGGGGGCACTCAGTCACCGTATCCGTCTGGAAGAAATTCAGGAAGTCCTGGCGCAGAAAGTGCCATCAGCTGAACTTGAAAACCTGAAACTGCCTGAAATACAGCTGAATATTACGGCTGTGCAGAAAGCCCTGCAGAGCAGTCAGGAACAGCAGAAACAGTTACAGAAATCAGTTCAGCATCTGGATGTTCAGCTTGCAAAAGCTCAGACAGTTGTTCATGCATTTACCCTTCAGCAGCAGCAGCTTCAGAATCAGCTTCAGCAGCTGGATGAACAGCTTGAAGAAGATGCAATGCAGAAAGATGATCTGGAAATTGATCTGCATTCACTGTCCTTAAAACTGGAACAGTTGCTGCCAGGCTACAAAACCATGCAGTTCCAGTCGGATGAACTCAGTGAACAGCTGGAAAGCTCTCATCAGCAGTCACAGCAGTCCGTGCAGGAACTTGAACTGATCCGCAGGCAGTCAGTACAGATTCGTCAGCAGATTGAACTGCTTGAAAAAGATGCCTCATTTCTGAAAGAACAGCAGCGCCAGACACAGGCTCAGATGGAGCAGGCTAAAAAGTTTGTAGATCCTGTTCAGCTGGAATTACCAGCACTCGAAACACAGTTCACTGAACAGCTGACTCAGACTGAAAAACTGCAGAAAACCTGGGGCGAATGGCAGAATGAATTAAACAGTGTTCAGGAAAAACAGAAAACCCTGACGGAACAGCGTCATCTACAGCAACAGCGTGATGAAAAACTGCGGACTCAGCTGGAAGAAAAAAGATTATCCTGGCAGTCCGCAAAGTCTGATTTACAGCATTATTCAGATCAGCTCAAGGAAATGAATGCAGAAATGCAGACAGGGTTAAGTATTGAACTGACTTCACATCAGCAGAAACTTGAAAAATCACAGCAACAGTTTGAAAAACTGGGGGCTGTCAATCTGGCAGCATCAGAAGAATATGAAGATGTGTCCCGCCGTTTTGAAGAACTCAGCCATCAGATGGAAGATTTACAGAAAACGGTTGATCAGTTGCAGGCAGCCATGAAGAGCATTGATCAGGAAACCCGCAAACTGTTCATGTCTACCTTTGATCAGGTCAATACTGAGTTGCAGGAACTGTTTCCAAAGGTATTTAATGGCGGTGAAGCCACTTTAAGTCTTGAAGATGACTGGCAATCAGGTGTAAAACTGATGGCCAGACCACCAGGTAAGAAAAACAGTTCACTTGCTTTGCTTTCAGGTGGTGAAAAAGCCCTGACAGCACTGGCACTGGTCTTTGCAATATTCAGACTGAACCCGGCACCATTCTGTGTACTGGACGAAGTTGATGCACCACTTGATGATGCAAATGTAGGAAGATTTTGTAATTTGGTAAAAGAGCTGTCTGAACAGGTTCAATTCATTTACATTACACATAATAAGGTTGCAATGACCATGGCTACTGATCTGCTGGGGGTGACCATGCCTGAACCGGGGACTTCAAAACTGGTGGCAGTCAATCTGGAAGAAGCAAGAGAATACAGTCTGGTCGCGGAGGCATAA